In Planctomycetaceae bacterium, the DNA window AGTTGATTCCCCGTCTCAGCGACCTGGCGGTCTTTCTCCGGTTACTCGCGCGTTCTGCCACAGGTCAGCCGATCACCACGTATTCGTCTCATTTTCACGGCCCCCAGGAAGGAAGCGAAATGCACATTGTCCTCGTCGACAATGGCCGCAGCGAAATCCTGAAGTCGGGTGAATTCCGGAAAAGCCTGAACTGCATTCGTTGTGGCGCGTGCATGAATACCTGCCCCGTATACCGACGCAGTGGAGGTCACAGTTACGAAGCAACAGTCCCCGGGCCGATTGGATCGATCCTTTCGCCACTGAAGGATGCAGCCAGCCATAGCTCCCTGCCTTTCGCCTGCAGTCTGTGCGGTTCGTGCACAGATGTTTGCCCAGTAAAGATCGACCTTCACCATCAACTGTTCGCATTAAGAAGCGAGCTGGATCGCAAGCACCTGGTGCCGATATCCAAGAAACTGCCGATGAAAATCGCCTCAGTTGTTCTGTCGCGTGCCTGGCTTTTCAATATCACCGGAAGGATGGCCAGAACTGCGCTAAGGCTGAGTCCGCGATTTGCTGTTTACAATGGACTGAACGGCTGGGGAAAACAACGAGAGTTGCCAGAGGCACCGGCAAAGTCATTCCGCCAACTCTACGCAAACCGCAAACGAACGACGCCACAATCCAACCGCAACTCCACTCAGGGAAGTGAATCATGAGCACCGCCCGTGAAGCCATTTTCAAACGTCTTCGAACGGCGCTGCCCCAGTCTTCACCCCTGCCAGAACTTCCAGCGGAGGGTCCCTGGCAAACGTTCGATGATCGTTACTCCCGCTTCAGTGAAGTCCTCGAGTTCGTTGGTGGCACGGCCGTTCGGGTTGCTACGGTAGCCGAAGCCAATACCCATCTGCAGGCTCACCCCAAATGGAACGAGTCCACCGTTCGTTGTTCGGTGGTAGAAGGCCTCGGCGATTCAACATTCGACCTGAACGCAGTTGAAGACCCACACTTGCTCGAAAATGTGGGATTTGCCGTGCTCAAAGGACACTTCGGAGTTGCAGAAAACGGTGCAGTCTGGGTGACAGACAACACCGTCAAGCATCGCGTCCTCTATTTCATCCCTCAATACATCGCAATTGCAATTCCATCAGTCAGCCTCGTGAACAACATGCACGAAGCCTACACGAAGATTTCAGCAAAGGATCATGCTTTCGCCGGATTCATTTCCGGACCGTCCAAAACGGCCGACATCGAGCAATCACTCGTCATCGGCGCTCATGGTGCACGAGCACTGACAGTGTACCTGATTGATGAATGGCCGGCAGAAAAGTAAGTTCGACGCGATAAGCCAATCACCTCAGGGCCACCGCAGTGACGGCGATTTAGCTGGAGAGGTTTTCCATCAGCTGGATACTTGCAGGCCCGACAAGGACCACAAAGATCCCCGGAAAGATGAAAAGGACCAGAGGGAAAATCATTTTCACCGCTGTCTGTTGCGCTTTTTCTTCGGCCATTTGACGGCGTTTCACACGCATCGTGTCGGACTGAACGCGAAGTGCCTGCGAAATTGACGAACCAAAACGGTCAGCCTGAATGAGAATCGCAGCAAGCGCACGGACGTCGTCGACTCCCGTTCGCACGCCAAGATCGTGCAGCACTTCTCGACGCGGTTTTCCCATCTGCATCTGCATGTTGCAGGTCGAAAGTTCCCCGCAGACCTCGGGAGCACCATCCTCCAGTTCTTCTGCGACCTTTCGCATGCCGGCATCAAGTCCAAGACCCGCTTCCACACAAACCACCAGAAGGTCCAGTGCATCGGGAAGCTGAAGAAAGATCTTGGCCTGACGAGAAGACTTCAGAAGCGTCAGACACAGTTCCGGAACATAGAATCCCAATCCGCCGCCAATCACCAGTGACATCCAGGAATTCGAACCCGGGGTGGCAGTCAGGAATCCGTAGCCGCCACCGAACAGTACGCCGGTCACCAGACCAAGAAACTTAATGGCCAGAAAGTTGCGAGGGGCATTGGGGCTGCTGAAACCAGCATTTCCAAGTCGCACCTTCAGAGCACTTTGTTCTGTTTCTGTCTTTGGCTGCAGCGCCTTCGATAGTGCCGGAGCGGCACGTTCAATCATGCTGCTCATCGCGCCTGGCTGTTGTTGCTGCTGCGTACCTTCGCGTCTGGCCCGTGAGAACGGATCACGGATATCTTCCAGCCGTTCTGAGGCACGGGATTTTTGCCTGGAAAACATCGAAGCAACGCCCCAGACACCAAGGAAAATGGCAACGAAGGCAGCAATCGGAATCAGACTTGCAAAATCCATGGCACTGACTTTTCAAAAAACGGCGGACTCTGAGTTCTCAATCAATCAACATAAATTTTGACGTCAAATCAGACTTTGATATCGACGATCTTCTTAATTGCGATGGCACCAAGCACTTGCATGAAGATCGCCGCATACATCATTTTCTGCCCAGTCGGATGCTCGAACAGCACCATCACGTAGTCAGGATTGATGTAATACACTGCGAAGAACAGAGCGACTGGCAGACCCATCAGTACCACACCGCTGATTCGACCTTCGCCGGTCAGTGCTTTCACCTGCCCAAGCAACTTGAAGCGTTCGCGAACCAGGAAACTGATCTTGTTCAGAATCTCGGCGAGGTCGCCCCCAGCCGTACGCTGAATGGCAACCGCAGTTACGAAGAATTTGAGGTCCAGGTTTGGCACCCGCAGAAGCATGTTTCGAAGTGCCTGTTCCAGCGGAATCCCAAGATTCTGCTCGTCATACACAGTGCGAAATTCCGTCGAAATCGGTGCTGGCATTTCAGAGGCAACAACATTCAGGCCCGAAGCAAGACTGTGTCCGGAACGCAGAGCGCGTCCCATGAGCTCGAGGGCATCCGGGAGCTGTTTTTCAAAACGCCGGAATCGACTGCGACGACGCAGCAGCAGCCAGAGCCAGGGGGTGCAGAACCCACCGACAGCACCCAGAGGAATCATCGGAGCAGGGGCTCTTGCGATCATCGTGAACATGGCCCCCAGCGCTGCGGCTCCTGCACACGCGCCAAGGAAGTGTTCAAACTTCAGTGGACAATCTGCCTGGCGAAAGAACATCGGCAGAGACGCAAATCTTTTCACAATCGCGTTGACAAGACCGTTAGCCCCGTCCAGGCCATCGCGAATCAATGAGTCTGCAATCTCTTTGCGACTCGGTTCGGCCGCACCGGTAAACGCAGCCAAACGCGCCTCGAGGTTCGAATCCCCTCCGGCAGTAAGGATCTGGCCGAGACCGAAAACGAGCGCAAGCACGCCGATAAAGGCAGCTCCCATGTAGATCAGTGTTGGATCCATAGTGGTCCCCAGTTTTTTCGATTCCGTCGAAGAGCCAGTTGCAACGTAAAACAATTCATCAACAGAGAGAGATCATTAGCCGAACGATTCCTGACTAAGGCGTTCGCATTGTCCGTTGGGCAAACAACCCTGATGGCAGACGAACACCGGCTGATTCGAGCTGTTCGATGCACTTCGGACGAACACCCGTCGATTCGAAATGCCCGAACGCTTTGCCGTTTTCGCCAATACCGTCCTGTATAAACTTAAAGATGTCCTGCATAACAATCGTTTCACCTTCCATGCCCACAACCTCTGTAATATAGGTCACTTTACGCGGCCCGCCCTGAAGGCGATTCGCCTGAATGATCAGGTGAACGGCAGAGGAAATTTGTTTTCGAATGGCCGAAAGCGGTAATTCAATACCGCTCATGTTAATCAGCGTTTCAATACGAGAGATTGCATCACGTGGATTGTTGGCGTGCACTGTTGTCAAAGAACCATCGTGACCAGTATTCATCGCCTGAAGCATGTCCAGCGTTTCACCACCTCGACACTCGCCGATGATGATCCGGTCCGGTCGCATACGAAGGGCGTTCTTGACAAGGTCGGTGGCGGTCACTCGCCCTTTGCCTTCAATATTTGGAGGACGAGTCTCCAGTCGCAGCACGTGTTCCTGCTGCAATTGAAGCTCCGCCGCGTCTTCGATGGTGATGATTCGATTCTCGTTCGATATGAAGCTTGAAAGCGTATTCAGCAGTGTGGTTTTACCAGAACCAGTACCTCCGCTGATGATCATATTCAGACGAGCCTTCATCCCGCCTTCAAGGAACATGACCATCTCGGGCGTGAACGCACCAAACTTCAGCAGGTCTTCCAGTGTCAGCGGATTTGACCCGAAGCGACGAATCGTCAGCGAAGGACCGTCAAGTGCCAGAGGCGGGATGATTGCATTCAAACGCGAACCGTCCGGCAATCGCGCGTCCACCATCGGAGAGGTTTCGTCGACGCGGCGACCGACCTTGGAGACGATGCGGTCAAGGATCTGCAACAGGTGATCGTTGTCGCGGAACGTAACATCAGACTTCTGAATTCGTCCTCCTTTTTCGATGAAGACGTGCTTTGGGCCGTTGATCATGATGTCCGCAACGCCCTCTTCCTTCAGGAGCAGTTCCAGCGGACCGAAGCCAAACGCCTCATCAAGAACCTCTTCCACCAATCGTTCACGCTCGGAACGATTCAGCATCGGATTCTCGGTATCGCAAAGGTGCTCGACTACGACGCGGATCTCACGTCGCAGGCTATCGCCTTCCAGTTCCGAAAGACGGGTCAGATCCAGCTTTTCAACCAGCTTGCCGTGAATGTGCGACTTAAGTGTTTCGAAATCGTTCGTGCTTGATCGAGACGTCTTAACAGGGGCAATCATTTCGATGGAACTCCGTGTGCGGTAACCAGTTTCTACTTTCCCCGGCAGTCTCCGCGTTCTTCCTGAACGTTCGGACAGACCACGCCAATAATGGCGATACTGGAGAATAGGTCACGGATTCCGGCATGACGGCATGAACGTTCCGATTTGTTGCCGTAGCTCCACAGTTGAACCCTGAATTATGCACCAATTGGATTCGGTTGGATGGAATGTATTGATTCTTATTGACTGCGCACGAAAAAACCCGTCCCCGGAATTGCCCGGGGACGGGTCTCAAGTCATATGAACAGAAACAGGCAGAATTGCCAGCCTCCCGCCTGGCAGCCTGTTGAAAAACGGGACCAGCTCGAGCAGAAGACCTTAAAACACTGCGGTTTACGGCCGTGCAGCGTGCCTGCCCCGATTCTTCAAGGGACAGCTAGCGAGCTTCCTCTTCCTGTCCGAGACGGATAATCATTCCGCCACCACTGCCACCACCACGCGAAGGGTTGAGAATGTAATCGGCATCCAGAGCCTTCTCAATCCTTGACTTCGCCTGAGACAGGTGAGCCGTTGTGTATGGATCGTGACGATCAGCCGCAGCGGCCTGGGCCGATTCAATCTTTTTGAGAATCTGTCGCAACTGTTCTGACGCGAGCATGGAAATCGCGCGCTCGGCAGAATCGGCAGCGTTGGCGGGCATATTCAGATCGATCAGTCGCTGCATGTGCTCGCGTTGAAGATTCAATCGCAGGCTTGAAATGAAAGGCTTGCGGGCGGTGTATTCTCCCTCAGCCTTGGCATCCAGCTCGCTCCAGATTTCATTGGTCAGTGTCTGAAGCAGTTCCGGCAGCGTCAGGCTGTCCTGATCAGCCGGAATACGAAACTCGTTGTCGTAAACACGCTCCAGCGTCGTAGGATTCATGATTCCAGTCAGCATGGAAGCCTGAATCCCCATGATCCGATCGTGAATTGGCCACGTAGAATCATTGAAGGCAGAACGTGGGTTATCCAGCCACTTATCAAGTCCCATGGCTGTCACGAGTTCAGACGACAAACCAAACGCTTCATCCTTGAATGCATTGTTGATCACGAAGCGAAGGGCGGTCCGCTGCTGCTCAGCCGGTACTACGTTAATTGGCATTCGGCCGTTGGGATCGCCTTTCTTATCGCGGTTGACGAAGGCACCACCCAGCCAGTTGGACATCATCGAAAGTGATTTTGTCTGCAGGCTCAGTGTCAGTTCGTAGCCGTATCGAACACGGTCCCAGCTATCCCCGTCTTTGATGAACGAGCTAAGCAGTTTTTCGCGGTGATGCTTTGCAAGCCTCATTTGATTTTCGGCGTAGTCCACAGGATCCTTGCTGAAGTCATAACGGCGAGCCAGTGGGTCCGGTCCTGAAGTATCTTCATCTGTGGCGTAAACCAGCTCGGGCTCCGCGACGCGAGCAAGTACCGGCTTCGTGTCACCGAATGTGTAACCGTACTCGATGGCCCACATGTCATAGGGACCAATGCCCGTCATACAGTAGTCGCCCTGGATCTCGCCGGCCCCCAGATTGATGTTCGTGCCGATGTAGTCCATCACCGAACCTGCCAGCGGCTTCTTCCCTTTCACTTTTTCACTGTTGATTTCGGCGAGTGTGTAGACGCTGGAGGCTTTGAAGTTGTGTCGAAGACCGAGAGTGTGACCAACTTCATGTGCGACGAGATGCGCAATCAGAGGACCAACGAAAGATTCAGGCATGCCGTCGAGCATCTGCTCTTTCGGCTCATCTTTTTTCTTGTCCTCTTCCTTCTTCTCTTCTTTCTCTTCGTCAGCCTTCTCCCCCTTGTCGTCAGCATCCATCAAGGCCAGAGTCATCTGCATCAGGGCCAGGTCGAAACCCATTCCATCGGCCGCCATACACATGCCATTGACCTGAGATTGACGTCCCATCAATCCATCAAATTCATTGCGACCAATCATGCGAGGATCACCGGACGCCAGTGGATGCCCAACAAACGGCATCGCGGACTGACGAGCAATTTCCTGCTGAATAGACTGCCGTTCAGAAGGGGGCGCCAGTCGAATACGAGGATCCCAGGTGGGATGTTCCGCAAGCCAGGCCAGCGTGTCCGGGCCAAACCCTTCCATGGCAACTTTAGGCAGCGATTCCGTGAATTCCTTTTGATAGTGACGAATCCAGCCATCCGTCAGAATGATATCCGCATCCAGAATCTGTCCGGTCAGAGGATGGACTCGGCTTGGGCCGATGGCTGTTCCAATGTCATTGTTTAACCAGCGGACAAAGTTGAAGTTCACGTCCTCAGGATCTTTGTCCATGTGAGCTTTGGACGTGGCATCCTGGTAGTACACTTCGATCGCGTCAGAAATCCCGACGTTTTCAAAGGCCTTGTTCCACGAAATAATGCCTTCCCGAACCCAGCGACGATAACGTACCGGAGTCGTGTGCTCGATGAAGAAAACGATGGGTTCCTTCGGCGGACTGATCTTCAACTTGGGATCAGCCTTCTCAAGGTGCCAGCGATTGATGTAACGGATCGAAGTTTCGCGGTCGTTGTATTTGGCGAGGTCTGTGTAATTCGTCGTGAAGTACCCCACACGGGTGTCAGCTTCGCGAGGCTTGTAGCCCGTGCTGTCAGGAATGTCACTAATTGAGTAGTGCGCGGTCTTCAGCAACCCACCATTTGTCGGAATCTCGAACGCGATTTCAACATTGTTCTCAAACGCCTTGGCCGTCGCAATTTTGAACATGTTGTTCCGAACCATCGTGGGATTCGGACTGACATCAAATCCGAAAAACTGATTGGCCCGACCAACAAGCATCGCATCCATATCAATGACAGGTCCGCCACCCGGCCCAATGGTCACGATAGGGACCTCGAGCAGTACTCGATCCGTGAACAGACGCTTCACTGAGGACTCAGCCTCTTTGTCTCCATTTGCCCGGATGCTGATATTGGGTTCAATCAGCGCAAGATGCTTGTCATATCGACGCCAGTAGACGTAGTACTCTCCGGCCTGCAGGCCGGCATAGGTTTCGCCACTGGCAACCGTTAATGCAATGAAATACTTCTTGGACGCAAATGTCCGCGGCAATTCCGCGAGCATCTGATTGTCTTTGGCCCGAGTCCAAAGCGTATACATCGGGGTGATGTTCGCCTTGGTGACCACCTTCTCATACCCCTCCAGGACCTTTGCGTGTGGCGGGAACTCCGGAGGCGAACCTCCTTCCTGAGCAATAGTGCTGACGGACATCGCACACAGCGCTGCCGACAGAAATGTGGCCGGTTTCAGCCAGCAAAACAGCTTGCAAACCATTTTTGCCCTCTTCTCGAAGTGCGTAGAAACGAATAGTTCAGGGGCCATCGTTCCGCGTTTGCCAATGTCAGATGTCGATCTCACTGCAAAACGACGACGATCGCACAGGACGCAGGCTGCCCCGGGCTCTCAGAGCCTCCAGTCCAGCAATTCTACCTGTTTTCTAATGACGCGGAAGCTTCGCTCACCTGGTTTCGGCTCGATTCGCCAGGCTGCGGACATCCGCAATGCATGACAACCACAGCAGTAAAACCTACCGATCCTTTCCAAATTCCTGTAACCGCAGTTTGCGATACGACCGGAAACGGTATTTGGCAAAAAAACCGCAAGAGCAAGTTCAACACCGGCCTGTATTCAAAATGCACAGGACAACAGCAGCACGAAGATGTTGGCTGGAAGACTCTATTCCCCAGACTTTACCACAACCGCCGAAACTGCATTCACACCGCACAATACCCGAACTCCGGTACCAGCGCAAGAGTCCCTGGTGCGCAGCATGGCCAAAGCTTCCACCGTTGTTGGAGAGCTTTGTTGCCACGAACTAATCTTCCCAAGTGCCTCACCGTCAACCGACTGGACAGAGGCACCCGTCCAGTCGAATTGGCTGATGTCACCCGAATCCAGAGTGAGCCGACGAATGCATTTGTTGACGTGGCCCATTGCATCAATTCGCGCAATCGGCTCCTGACCGAGATAGCAACCTTTTGAGTAGCTGATCGACCTCTTGTTGCGATCGGCTTCCGGAGCCATCGTATCGCTCAACAAATCGATACCGAATACTGGCAGTCGATCCCTGATTCGCAGCAGGTCGAACCGGGGGTACCCCGCGAGCATTATTCCTGATGCCATCCAATCCTGGAGAACGGAGACCACATCCTCCTCAGGCAAACTGAAAATCACGGCTTCCCCTTCACTCAGGGAGGGTTTCAGCCAGCGAATTGAACCATGAAGGCCATTGATTACAGATTGACCACAGGAGTTTGCCAAAGCGTTTGCCGCCTCCGTGTTTTGTGACGCCACCAGCGCATCCTGAATGCGGGTTCCACAGATCGCAAAGCCAGCCACCGGCGTGGAAAGAGTTTCTACGGCTACATCATCCATAATGATGTATTTGTTCAGATGTTCGCACAAGGCCCCTGCATCCGGATTGAGCATCCAGATTTCGTGTTCCGCCTCGCCAGCAAGTATCCAGCCGTGGGCCAGCACTCGCGCTTTCGCATCCGTAAAAAAAGCCTCGCACGATTGTCCAGGGGAAAGTGCCTTCACATTGTTGGTACAGAAATTATGCAGGAATCGCGCACAGTCGCTCCCGGTTGCACGGAGCCGAGTAAACAGCGGCAACGGAACCACAACGGCGTCTGACCCTGCCTGGTTTTGCGAACCGGCCATATCCTCGGCCTTTTCACCAGCGTTGCCACCAAAGTGATGGAATGCCGTTTCTCCGAGGACAAGTGGCCCCTCAACACCACCTTGTTCAACCAACCACTTTTTTACGGTTTCGGACGTTTTCATTCGTTTTCTTTTTTCGCAGGCGCAAGGTATTCAAGGCGGCGTTTGACGGCATCAAACCGGGCATATCCATCGGGAATGATAGATGGCTCTACCGTCACTGGCCACTGGCTCATCGCTGCGAAGGGATGATTCGGGAAGCCCCAGGTACCAACATCGTGCAACAACGCGGCACTATTCAGAATCAATCCGGCCTCAATATCGGACGTGGACCCGGAAATGGCTGCACTCAGAAATTCCCTGGGATCCGCCAGACCACTCAGACCAAGAAATTCGGCGGCCCGACAGCGGACAAGGACAGACGCGTCGTTTCGGGCAATCGTCAGCATATCGTCTTTCAGGCTGCGGACATGATTCCAGCCAAACTGCGAACCAATGGCGGTTGTACTGATGACGCCCCAGTAACGTTCCAGCCAATCTTCCGATGCGCGCGCGGCGGCGAGTCGATGCAGTACTGAAGACACCTCAACGGCCTGTCCGGATTTGATGGCGTCCCCAACATGAAGCGGCGCATCAGCGATATCGGCAAGTCGGGAGATCTTCGCCTGATTCGCCTGTCCAAATTCCACAGGATGTTGGAACGCTTCTCTGGCGAGTTCACTTTCAGGTACAAAACTGAGATCAGGTAACGTGCGAACAATTTCACCCAATCGTGTTCGCAGCATCAATAACTGCGATTTGAAGTTCGGGTCATTTGCCAGATCACTCGTCTCGTGGGGATCCGCGTTCAGATCAAATAACTGTTCTGCCGGGCGCGGAGAGAAAAACTGCTGCTGAACAGCATTCAGTTTTCCGTCCTTTGACAATTGACGCCATTCACGAAATGCAGCATTCAGATAACGATAGTTGTTGTGCAGGCTGTCGATATTGAACGGCTGATAGTTTCGGATGTATTTGAATCTACCTTTCCGCAGAGTCCTCACGAAATCATATTTCTCATCGAAGCGATCCGCATATCCGAACGCTTCATCGCGTTCATCAACATCTTCGGATCTGACGTTCCTGCCCAGAAATGGCCGACCGTCGATTCCCTCTGGCAATTCAATATCAGCGAGACTTAACACAGTGGCGCCGAAATCGATGAAGCTCACAAAGCCATCGACGCGTGATGGCAGGTCGCGATCAACTAAATGCTTCCATCGTTCAGGCACACGAATCACAAGTGGCACATGCAGCCCACTCTCATAGGCATATCCTTTCCCTCGTGGAAGCACGCCCCCATGATCTCCGAAGTAGAAGATGAAGGTATCTTCGAGCAAACCATCGCTTTTCAGGCGATCCACCACGTTTCCAATTTGCTGGTCGACCTGCTGGATCCGGTCCAGATACCGAGCATACGTGTATCGAAACAACGGGGTGTCAGGGTGATACGGAGCGAGCGTGACACTGGCGGCAGAATGAACCGTGGGCCTGTCATCCACATCGGCATCCGGGAAATGCAAACTACTTTCGTGCGTGGTCGCGAAACTCTGCATGTAGAAAAAAGGTTGTCCTGCGGATCGCCCACCCCACGTTGCCTTCCTGGACGAATCGTCCCAGACTCCGGATCCTTCAGTGGCATTGTAATCCTTCTTGTTGTTGTTCGCCGTGTAATATCCTGCCTGACGCAAGAGTGCAGGAAACATTTGCACACCATCCGGCATTGGCACCGATACTGCTTTTCGGTGAAACTGGGTCCCAATTCGTGGACCAAGGCAGGACGTGATCAGAGTCGTCCGAGCAACGCTGCATACGGGTGCGTTTGAGAATGCGTGATTGAATGTCAATCCGTGATTGGCCAGCTCTGAAATCCTGGGCGTCGCTGCACCTGAGGGATCATAGATCTTCAACCAGTGTTTCGAGTTATCTTCGGAAATCAGCCACACAATGTTCGGTTTGTCTGCGGCTGTCGGTTCTGGATTTTGTCCGCAGCCGGGCGCTGCAAGGGTTGTTGTCGTCGCAAAAATCATGCATGCAACCAATGCGGTCCCGGACACAACTCCGCGAATTCCTCGTAACGCCATGCCGTACCTTTGCCAAAACTGACCCATCGTCTTAACTTTCCACTCGCATGCTTCAGAGAGCATCTCACGTCGATCAATCATTCATTACGCCTGCACATTAGTAGCCGAAGTATGAGATCTCATCCCCATCGTGGCAAATCGTCGAAACAATCACTCAGGCTGGAAGGACAACCTTCACATCAATGGTACGGTCGGGACGAATCAGACCGAAAGGGTCCCTGGGAGTTTACTCTTTGCGGTGAGCTCAGCGATAAACAGGGCGAACTCATCAATAGCCTGACAGATGTCCCGCGGGGAAGTCGCGGGATCCTGTACTTCGATTCCTGTGGAGGCAGCGTTTACGCGGGGCTCGCCGTTGCAACGCTCATTCGTCTTCGGCGCCTTCAGGTGACCGGTGTCGTCATCGGAGAATGCTCATCGGCAGCCCTTCTCAGTTTTTCGGCCTGCAAACGCCGCTTTGTAACGCACCAAAGTACTTTGCTTTTTCATCCAATGCGCTGGCAGTCAGAAGAAGACGTCAAGCTGGAAGAGGCGACAGAGTGGGCACGGCACTTCAAATTGCTGGAAAACAGCCTGGACGACGTTCTGGTCCGTATGTTTGGCATCTTAAGAGAAAAGTTGCACCTCTGGACTCGTCCCGGGCGTTTTGTCACCGGTCCCGAGCTGGCGGAAGCTGGCCTGGCAACGCTGATCGACGCATTCGAGGACGAAGACTGCTGGAAACAACTCACGGGCGGCTGAATCTCCGATATTGCACGCCCAGCCCCGTCTCATTCACGGAATTCTGGCCGATTCAACGCGGCTTATGCTTCCCGAGACCAGGATATCGTGAGAAATTGTCCGGCATTCAATTGCCGACGGATTCTTTTTGAAGACGCATCCCTCTTCCACAACTGTTGTGGGGCGGAAATCAACTGATACAGCGTCATGACTTTGCGATGGGCTCAGCCCTGCCAGGAAACACTTTGGACGTTCTTGCGGAAACAACTTTCGATGCGTTGGAGCTGTGTGATTCAACGCTGAAGCAGCTGAAGAAAATCGGATACAAACAGCCAAGCCCCATTCAGGCTGCGTTCATCCCTGTTGCACTCACCGGGAAAGACGTCATCGGACAGGCCCGGACAGGAACGGGCAAGACGGCAGCCTTCATGCTGCCAACGCTCGAAGTAGTGGACGTTGGCCGGAAAAGAGTTCAGGTGCTGGTGCTCGCACCGACGCGCGAACTGAGCGAACAGGTGCACGCAGAGTCTGTCAAGTTTTCCGGTGATGACGCATTGAAATTCGCGCTTGCCGTTGGCGGACGCCCAATTCACCGCCAGGTCGACGCAATCCGTGCGGGGGCTCAGATCGTCATTGGGACACCGGGGCGAGTCATTGACCTGATGCGTCGAGGTGCACTTAACCTGAGTGCCGTCGAAACGGTCATCCTGGACGAAGCGGACCGCATGCTGGACATCGGCTTTCGTCCGGACATCGAAAAAATTCTGCGTGGATGCCCGGCGGAACGACAGACGCTGCTCTTATCCGCGACGATGGCAGAACCGGTCGAACGACTTGCCAGAAAATATATGGTCGATCCTGAAATGGTCGACCTGTCCGAAGATCGCGTCGTCGTCGATACCATCGAGCAGTACTATGTGACCGTCGACGAGGACCGAAAGCGACAACTGCTGCTTCGCGTACTTGCACAGGAACTGCCTCGCCAGGCAATCGTGTTCACCCGCACAAAACGAGGGGCCGACGCACTTTACGACATGTTTTCCCGTCGACTTAAATCGAATCGCGTTGCCGTTATTCATGGCGATTTGCCGCAGCGACGACGTGATCGAGTCATCAAAGAGTTGCGATCGGGACAATTACGACTCCTGATCGCCACGGACGTGGTCGGACGCGGAATTGATGTCAGCGGCATCTCCCACATTATCAACTACGACATTCCGGAATACTGCGACGACTATGTCCATCGTGTTGGCCGCACCGGTCGTATGTCCTCCCACGAATCCGGGCGAGCGATTACCTTTGTTCGACTTGATCAGGGTGGCGAACTGACCAATATCGAGAAGCGAATCAATACCGTCCTGCCGGAATACATCGTCGAAGGCTTCGACGCATTCCGACGCAAAGAGCGAAAGAGCCGTTCGATCCGAAAATTCGGCAGCTAGTTCCAGGCTCCCGTTCAGTAACGGCGATCCGCTGG includes these proteins:
- a CDS encoding zinc-dependent metalloprotease, which gives rise to MVCKLFCWLKPATFLSAALCAMSVSTIAQEGGSPPEFPPHAKVLEGYEKVVTKANITPMYTLWTRAKDNQMLAELPRTFASKKYFIALTVASGETYAGLQAGEYYVYWRRYDKHLALIEPNISIRANGDKEAESSVKRLFTDRVLLEVPIVTIGPGGGPVIDMDAMLVGRANQFFGFDVSPNPTMVRNNMFKIATAKAFENNVEIAFEIPTNGGLLKTAHYSISDIPDSTGYKPREADTRVGYFTTNYTDLAKYNDRETSIRYINRWHLEKADPKLKISPPKEPIVFFIEHTTPVRYRRWVREGIISWNKAFENVGISDAIEVYYQDATSKAHMDKDPEDVNFNFVRWLNNDIGTAIGPSRVHPLTGQILDADIILTDGWIRHYQKEFTESLPKVAMEGFGPDTLAWLAEHPTWDPRIRLAPPSERQSIQQEIARQSAMPFVGHPLASGDPRMIGRNEFDGLMGRQSQVNGMCMAADGMGFDLALMQMTLALMDADDKGEKADEEKEEKKEEDKKKDEPKEQMLDGMPESFVGPLIAHLVAHEVGHTLGLRHNFKASSVYTLAEINSEKVKGKKPLAGSVMDYIGTNINLGAGEIQGDYCMTGIGPYDMWAIEYGYTFGDTKPVLARVAEPELVYATDEDTSGPDPLARRYDFSKDPVDYAENQMRLAKHHREKLLSSFIKDGDSWDRVRYGYELTLSLQTKSLSMMSNWLGGAFVNRDKKGDPNGRMPINVVPAEQQRTALRFVINNAFKDEAFGLSSELVTAMGLDKWLDNPRSAFNDSTWPIHDRIMGIQASMLTGIMNPTTLERVYDNEFRIPADQDSLTLPELLQTLTNEIWSELDAKAEGEYTARKPFISSLRLNLQREHMQRLIDLNMPANAADSAERAISMLASEQLRQILKKIESAQAAAADRHDPYTTAHLSQAKSRIEKALDADYILNPSRGGGSGGGMIIRLGQEEEAR
- a CDS encoding sulfatase — its product is MGQFWQRYGMALRGIRGVVSGTALVACMIFATTTTLAAPGCGQNPEPTAADKPNIVWLISEDNSKHWLKIYDPSGAATPRISELANHGLTFNHAFSNAPVCSVARTTLITSCLGPRIGTQFHRKAVSVPMPDGVQMFPALLRQAGYYTANNNKKDYNATEGSGVWDDSSRKATWGGRSAGQPFFYMQSFATTHESSLHFPDADVDDRPTVHSAASVTLAPYHPDTPLFRYTYARYLDRIQQVDQQIGNVVDRLKSDGLLEDTFIFYFGDHGGVLPRGKGYAYESGLHVPLVIRVPERWKHLVDRDLPSRVDGFVSFIDFGATVLSLADIELPEGIDGRPFLGRNVRSEDVDERDEAFGYADRFDEKYDFVRTLRKGRFKYIRNYQPFNIDSLHNNYRYLNAAFREWRQLSKDGKLNAVQQQFFSPRPAEQLFDLNADPHETSDLANDPNFKSQLLMLRTRLGEIVRTLPDLSFVPESELAREAFQHPVEFGQANQAKISRLADIADAPLHVGDAIKSGQAVEVSSVLHRLAAARASEDWLERYWGVISTTAIGSQFGWNHVRSLKDDMLTIARNDASVLVRCRAAEFLGLSGLADPREFLSAAISGSTSDIEAGLILNSAALLHDVGTWGFPNHPFAAMSQWPVTVEPSIIPDGYARFDAVKRRLEYLAPAKKENE
- a CDS encoding ATP-dependent Clp protease proteolytic subunit; protein product: MRSHPHRGKSSKQSLRLEGQPSHQWYGRDESDRKGPWEFTLCGELSDKQGELINSLTDVPRGSRGILYFDSCGGSVYAGLAVATLIRLRRLQVTGVVIGECSSAALLSFSACKRRFVTHQSTLLFHPMRWQSEEDVKLEEATEWARHFKLLENSLDDVLVRMFGILREKLHLWTRPGRFVTGPELAEAGLATLIDAFEDEDCWKQLTGG
- a CDS encoding DEAD/DEAH box helicase, whose product is MGSALPGNTLDVLAETTFDALELCDSTLKQLKKIGYKQPSPIQAAFIPVALTGKDVIGQARTGTGKTAAFMLPTLEVVDVGRKRVQVLVLAPTRELSEQVHAESVKFSGDDALKFALAVGGRPIHRQVDAIRAGAQIVIGTPGRVIDLMRRGALNLSAVETVILDEADRMLDIGFRPDIEKILRGCPAERQTLLLSATMAEPVERLARKYMVDPEMVDLSEDRVVVDTIEQYYVTVDEDRKRQLLLRVLAQELPRQAIVFTRTKRGADALYDMFSRRLKSNRVAVIHGDLPQRRRDRVIKELRSGQLRLLIATDVVGRGIDVSGISHIINYDIPEYCDDYVHRVGRTGRMSSHESGRAITFVRLDQGGELTNIEKRINTVLPEYIVEGFDAFRRKERKSRSIRKFGS